One stretch of Brevibacillus laterosporus DNA includes these proteins:
- a CDS encoding DUF1617 family protein codes for MIHVKLANYELPTLHKILYELELTSKQSRMRTRFCKLLEDRIIEMEEEKNKLIHQYAEYDENGQIVMKKNEEGKNLFTIKDVNVAAFNREMDILMREDFILDETEERKEMLLTVSNIILNIETPFSKENALYYDRYCEVLENLSYAK; via the coding sequence ATGATTCACGTGAAACTTGCTAACTATGAGTTACCAACCCTACACAAGATTCTATATGAGCTTGAACTTACCAGTAAACAATCACGTATGCGAACACGTTTTTGTAAACTCCTTGAGGATAGAATTATTGAAATGGAAGAAGAAAAAAACAAATTAATTCATCAGTATGCTGAGTATGATGAAAATGGACAAATTGTTATGAAAAAGAATGAAGAAGGTAAAAATCTCTTCACCATTAAAGATGTAAATGTAGCAGCATTTAATAGGGAAATGGATATTCTTATGAGGGAAGATTTCATTTTGGACGAAACAGAAGAGCGAAAAGAAATGTTACTTACTGTTTCTAATATCATCCTAAATATTGAAACTCCATTTAGTAAAGAAAATGCTCTTTATTATGATAGATACTGCGAAGTGTTGGAAAATCTTTCATATGCAAAGTAA
- a CDS encoding phage tail tape measure protein gives MPNNPLRILIQAELDKQLSSQTILKQLKEIEQKLLASPLKLSFKVDSSTLKTYKDQAELTQKKIETIFQKTKLSNEGYSDLQNRLKDIRNSTDQYAKATVQTYKNTKNLKSATIEYRDELGRLVKEQLKWTQFKTPDGSKKIFQTTGFTFVDDKAKADKKLNDIVNTLNKKYQNALKLEVKLDNLSPTSSAKLERNLARYKNILSDFQKKASLGEIVSNDQLRKLSNLEERLKRVYDASRMSSSNSKGLDFSQYPKMANAIQQVTNADRYYHQSLVEGRKLISANVTETERYIKVTQQLRNGSQISTVSAYINKATGETHKLSESLKDLNTRSYDLGSAFKTAFEKISLWAAATGIFYGATQALQNMLGVIVDIDTKLTELSKVLSSGTDFGQLMDNTLAIANTYGRSLSETTDALVEYGKAGFEASDATKMLNATLLGSNVMGTKVADTASYLTGILKQLNLHAEDAVSVIDKLNEVDNNYSVTSAGLAQGLTKSAETAQAFGVTLDQLIGMITVISEKTRESGNVVGNMLKTVLPRLNSNKAQDALASIGVKVRDLNGDLRNAVDIYRDTAVAMDGLTKSQKTMVAEALSGKHHITRMIAMLEGFSRLDEVTETAQNSMGSALEENEKHMKSLESKLSQVTSATQELAFSVGENGLKGAMSDTLSVTTTFIKGFTEVISNGEILKNVILGVIGGLIMFDIATKTTATSLTATTGVMGLATNATRAFTAALISNPIGLAITAITLLAGSFIYLTGKQKEAREETNKFNDSLVESLSNQKEHIQALVNEYTKLNKIYKDKSISSATTNEQEREYLKIQNDLGTLLPSLIDHYDESGKARLKNATAVREEIDTLRELANLKSKEQIYKYSIDTEESLPKIKELQAQIESVERIVENANNRLKEAGVFSIFKKSFEDMLKTNKSKLYSLQREMRSELVKTQGFVNDTVNSLKEINNIKLDPKVDDYLKNLGKSLDGKFLTDPTKIDLLEKTLLKIQSIQTAMQSGNFSSTSLGSALESIKKGLQEIGLDRSIIDSLVEDLMAIRPASLDGAEGILATEEQLQDSYKKTSEAVGELNNLLSDLAQGKSITAREAAELIAKEAGLANAFSIENGMVKVNQHAIIQLRNTKLNIFADIGQARVRDLNSQNQTLFAKLQNYGIEIRAIESVADAQNALSGLSTKMNQASSISEAMDIEKTQRQVESVKSQIDQIEALKKMISSPTYGTSKTKTPSTKSKAEYSALTEQQKALERLDTALALIEQRKAKYPSTTSDYRKALSDERDALYQKLNLYEKEQKALLSSGKIGGKKNKKGVEGSDETFKKAEELKRTIADIQNKISTVSFAFITSQVEEFADKNAILDHQLQDVETRLHQYDSASQPYRDSLTEEVSLLKKKQSNLHEANQAIRKQLALGGLTDLQIKELNKTLADNSSAWLAVNNSISEKKLASVNSLLGEQKQKTDELTQQIELAQATMDTIGDNTNKMYLSEYDNYLRLGQQKYNSLQQEISLRREVISQHQTEISLVKQLNSEIVALQIEQLRLKKSLQDSILSTFSDVYKGVYEQQKKAALKALEDEKDAEDKRHKKKLDNLKKELKEKEKAVKADIEAIEEQIDKEEKRHRKVMDGLDEELNRYKDIVNERLKSIDREVSEKEYNDELAHLQKERQELQEKYNELYLDDSVEGQYQLSELKKQLDEKDRAIEELNYKRGVELRKDNLNDNLDKFQKEIDAKKKAEDAKYDATKDRLNREKRDLEKLLDEYKEYINRQIELENNKHDRLLKNIEEEKKRTQEKYDELINDERRFAQMRQNILNGNLTAMSSDLDKFAKFIKENMSTIGESIANNLLAKIEEAKRAINQLNNLPIGGGSSSGGGSVGGDSSGKSPNKWQQYKAQVNEIVYAKGKWTEAYDKGDKKNQKYWEDRAKPYYAQIPAELANKLKGMEHKEAYDWYKGTFHKGGIVPGGTPDQLTNIANNMFNLKPDEGIIKALGGELMIPPENITKNFIPNLQNLIKSFTPNSFPTLTPQIAPSSPPITVNFNIDKLMGTKKEASSLVDTFINGVKRRGGKI, from the coding sequence TTGCCTAACAACCCTCTCCGTATATTGATTCAAGCTGAATTAGATAAGCAGTTATCAAGTCAAACCATTTTAAAACAATTAAAAGAAATTGAGCAAAAACTCCTTGCTTCACCGTTAAAATTAAGCTTTAAAGTTGATAGTTCAACCTTAAAAACATATAAGGATCAGGCAGAATTAACTCAAAAGAAAATTGAAACGATTTTTCAAAAAACCAAATTAAGCAATGAAGGTTATTCTGATCTCCAAAATCGATTAAAGGATATCCGGAATTCCACTGACCAGTATGCAAAAGCGACTGTTCAAACTTATAAAAACACCAAAAACCTAAAATCTGCAACAATAGAATATAGGGACGAATTAGGCAGATTAGTAAAAGAACAGTTAAAGTGGACTCAGTTTAAAACCCCTGATGGCTCTAAAAAAATATTTCAAACAACGGGATTTACTTTTGTCGACGACAAAGCAAAGGCTGATAAAAAACTTAATGATATAGTCAATACCTTAAATAAAAAGTATCAGAATGCTTTAAAATTAGAAGTTAAACTTGATAATCTCTCCCCCACCTCCTCTGCTAAATTAGAACGTAACCTCGCTAGATATAAAAATATTCTTTCTGATTTCCAAAAGAAGGCTTCTCTAGGTGAAATAGTCTCAAATGATCAATTAAGAAAATTATCCAATCTAGAAGAGCGTTTAAAACGTGTTTATGATGCTTCTAGAATGTCATCTAGTAACTCAAAAGGGTTAGATTTTAGTCAATATCCAAAGATGGCTAATGCCATTCAACAAGTCACCAATGCAGACAGATACTATCATCAGTCTTTAGTTGAGGGCAGGAAATTAATTAGTGCAAATGTTACTGAAACGGAAAGGTACATCAAGGTTACTCAACAACTACGCAATGGATCACAAATTTCAACCGTATCTGCGTACATCAATAAAGCCACGGGTGAGACTCACAAATTAAGTGAGTCACTTAAAGATTTAAACACTCGTTCCTATGACTTAGGTTCTGCCTTTAAGACTGCTTTTGAAAAGATCAGTCTTTGGGCTGCTGCCACTGGAATATTCTATGGGGCTACCCAAGCTTTGCAAAACATGCTTGGAGTTATTGTTGATATTGATACTAAGCTAACTGAACTTTCTAAGGTATTGTCTTCTGGGACAGATTTCGGTCAGCTTATGGATAATACATTGGCAATAGCTAATACATACGGTCGTTCCTTGAGTGAAACAACTGACGCACTTGTTGAATATGGAAAAGCTGGTTTTGAAGCATCCGATGCCACAAAAATGCTTAATGCCACTTTATTAGGCTCTAATGTTATGGGAACCAAAGTAGCAGATACAGCAAGCTATCTGACAGGGATACTAAAACAGTTGAATCTCCACGCTGAAGATGCTGTTTCTGTTATTGATAAACTGAATGAAGTTGATAATAACTACTCTGTTACTTCTGCTGGACTAGCTCAAGGTTTGACAAAAAGTGCTGAAACAGCTCAAGCCTTTGGTGTCACGCTCGATCAGTTAATAGGAATGATCACAGTTATCTCAGAGAAAACTCGCGAAAGTGGTAATGTAGTAGGTAACATGCTCAAAACGGTACTACCTCGTTTGAATTCAAATAAAGCACAAGACGCATTAGCAAGTATTGGTGTAAAAGTCCGTGATCTTAATGGAGATTTAAGAAATGCTGTAGATATTTATAGGGATACTGCTGTAGCAATGGACGGTCTGACAAAATCACAAAAAACGATGGTTGCCGAAGCTTTATCTGGTAAGCATCACATTACCCGTATGATCGCTATGTTAGAAGGATTTAGTCGACTTGATGAAGTTACTGAAACAGCTCAAAATTCAATGGGTTCTGCTCTCGAAGAGAATGAGAAACATATGAAATCTTTAGAATCCAAATTGAGTCAAGTTACTTCAGCAACACAAGAACTGGCGTTTTCTGTTGGTGAAAATGGTCTTAAAGGTGCAATGTCTGACACGCTCTCTGTAACTACAACCTTTATCAAGGGATTTACCGAGGTAATCAGCAATGGTGAAATCTTAAAAAATGTTATCTTAGGCGTTATTGGTGGCTTGATAATGTTTGATATTGCCACAAAGACAACAGCCACTTCATTGACAGCTACTACCGGCGTTATGGGCTTGGCAACAAATGCAACTAGAGCTTTCACTGCTGCCTTAATTTCAAACCCTATTGGCTTGGCGATAACAGCAATCACTTTATTAGCTGGTTCGTTTATCTATCTAACAGGTAAACAAAAAGAAGCAAGAGAAGAAACAAACAAGTTCAATGACTCTTTAGTTGAGAGCTTATCAAATCAAAAAGAGCATATACAAGCTCTTGTGAACGAATATACAAAACTTAACAAAATTTATAAAGATAAGAGTATCAGTTCAGCAACAACCAATGAACAAGAAAGAGAATATCTTAAAATCCAAAATGATTTGGGCACTCTCCTCCCCTCTCTAATTGACCATTATGATGAATCTGGAAAAGCAAGATTAAAAAATGCTACTGCTGTTCGTGAAGAAATTGACACTCTTCGAGAGTTAGCAAATTTAAAAAGCAAGGAACAAATTTACAAATATTCAATTGATACAGAAGAGTCTCTACCTAAAATTAAAGAGTTACAGGCTCAAATCGAGTCTGTTGAACGAATTGTAGAGAATGCTAATAATCGGTTGAAGGAAGCAGGTGTTTTTAGTATCTTCAAAAAAAGTTTTGAAGATATGCTGAAAACCAATAAAAGTAAGCTCTATTCTTTGCAACGTGAAATGAGATCGGAGCTTGTAAAGACTCAAGGATTCGTTAACGATACCGTTAATTCTTTAAAAGAAATAAACAATATAAAGCTAGATCCTAAAGTTGATGATTACTTAAAAAATTTAGGAAAATCATTAGATGGTAAATTTCTGACTGACCCCACTAAAATTGATTTGTTAGAGAAAACATTGCTCAAAATACAATCAATTCAAACGGCTATGCAATCTGGAAATTTTAGCTCTACTTCACTTGGTTCAGCATTAGAGTCAATTAAGAAAGGGCTTCAGGAAATTGGTTTAGATAGGTCGATAATTGATAGTCTGGTAGAAGATCTAATGGCAATTAGACCCGCCTCTCTTGATGGTGCTGAAGGGATATTAGCCACAGAAGAACAACTTCAAGATTCATATAAAAAGACATCAGAGGCTGTAGGTGAGTTGAATAATCTCCTATCTGATTTAGCTCAAGGAAAATCAATTACAGCACGAGAAGCAGCAGAACTAATTGCAAAAGAAGCAGGTTTAGCTAATGCTTTCTCCATTGAAAATGGAATGGTAAAGGTTAATCAACATGCTATCATTCAGCTAAGAAATACGAAATTAAATATTTTTGCTGATATTGGACAAGCCAGAGTAAGAGATTTGAACAGTCAAAATCAAACTCTTTTTGCTAAATTGCAAAACTATGGAATCGAAATTAGGGCTATAGAAAGCGTTGCTGATGCCCAAAACGCATTGAGTGGATTAAGCACGAAAATGAACCAAGCATCTAGTATTTCTGAGGCTATGGATATTGAGAAGACACAAAGACAAGTTGAATCAGTTAAGTCCCAAATAGATCAAATTGAAGCTCTAAAAAAAATGATCTCATCCCCTACTTATGGAACTTCAAAAACTAAAACTCCTTCTACTAAATCGAAAGCTGAGTATTCCGCTCTAACGGAACAGCAAAAAGCGCTTGAACGGTTAGATACTGCCTTAGCTCTTATTGAACAGCGTAAAGCTAAATATCCTTCCACTACTAGTGACTATCGTAAAGCTTTATCAGATGAGCGAGATGCACTCTATCAGAAACTCAATCTTTATGAAAAAGAACAAAAGGCTCTACTCTCTTCTGGAAAAATTGGTGGCAAAAAAAATAAAAAAGGTGTAGAAGGTTCAGATGAGACTTTCAAAAAGGCAGAAGAATTAAAACGCACTATTGCAGACATTCAAAATAAAATATCTACTGTATCATTTGCGTTTATTACGTCTCAAGTTGAGGAGTTTGCAGATAAGAATGCCATTCTCGATCATCAATTACAGGATGTTGAAACTAGACTACATCAATATGATTCAGCCTCTCAACCCTATAGAGATTCACTAACAGAGGAAGTTAGTCTTCTAAAGAAAAAACAGTCTAATTTGCACGAAGCTAATCAAGCCATTCGTAAACAACTGGCTTTAGGTGGACTAACCGATCTACAAATAAAAGAGTTAAATAAAACTCTTGCGGATAATAGCAGTGCTTGGTTAGCAGTGAATAATTCCATTAGTGAGAAAAAATTGGCTTCCGTTAATAGCCTACTTGGTGAACAAAAACAAAAGACAGACGAATTAACTCAACAAATAGAGCTTGCTCAAGCCACTATGGACACTATTGGTGACAACACCAATAAAATGTACTTGAGCGAATATGACAACTATCTGAGATTGGGACAACAAAAATATAACAGTCTCCAACAAGAAATTTCTTTGCGTAGAGAGGTTATTTCTCAGCATCAAACTGAAATTAGTCTTGTAAAGCAATTAAACAGTGAAATTGTAGCACTCCAAATTGAACAGTTAAGACTAAAAAAATCGCTCCAAGACTCTATCCTCTCTACTTTTAGTGATGTCTATAAAGGAGTATATGAGCAACAAAAGAAAGCTGCTTTGAAGGCTCTTGAGGACGAGAAAGACGCAGAAGACAAACGACACAAGAAAAAGCTCGATAACCTTAAGAAAGAATTAAAAGAAAAGGAAAAGGCAGTCAAAGCAGACATTGAAGCGATTGAAGAACAAATTGATAAAGAAGAAAAACGTCATAGAAAAGTTATGGACGGCTTAGATGAAGAACTAAATCGCTATAAAGATATAGTTAATGAACGCTTGAAATCCATTGATCGTGAAGTTAGTGAAAAAGAGTATAACGACGAATTAGCTCATTTACAGAAGGAACGACAAGAACTTCAAGAGAAATACAACGAATTATATTTAGATGACTCTGTTGAAGGGCAATATCAACTTAGTGAATTAAAAAAACAATTAGATGAGAAAGATCGAGCAATTGAAGAATTAAATTATAAGCGTGGCGTTGAACTACGCAAGGATAATTTAAATGACAATCTTGACAAGTTTCAAAAAGAGATCGATGCCAAGAAAAAAGCAGAAGATGCAAAATACGATGCCACCAAAGATCGTTTAAATCGAGAAAAACGTGATCTTGAGAAACTACTTGATGAATACAAAGAGTACATCAATAGACAAATTGAGCTTGAAAATAATAAACATGATCGCCTTCTTAAAAACATTGAGGAAGAGAAAAAACGCACACAAGAAAAATATGATGAATTGATAAATGATGAGCGTAGATTTGCTCAAATGCGCCAAAACATTCTCAACGGGAATTTAACAGCAATGTCCTCTGATCTTGATAAGTTTGCCAAGTTTATCAAGGAAAATATGTCTACTATCGGTGAAAGTATTGCAAACAACCTTCTCGCTAAGATTGAAGAAGCTAAAAGAGCTATCAATCAATTAAATAATCTACCAATTGGTGGTGGATCAAGTTCAGGTGGAGGCAGTGTTGGTGGTGATAGCAGCGGTAAGTCACCAAACAAATGGCAACAATATAAAGCTCAAGTAAATGAAATTGTCTACGCTAAAGGGAAATGGACAGAAGCTTATGATAAGGGAGATAAAAAAAACCAGAAATATTGGGAAGACCGAGCCAAGCCTTACTACGCTCAAATACCAGCAGAGTTAGCCAACAAATTAAAAGGTATGGAACATAAAGAAGCCTATGACTGGTATAAAGGCACTTTCCATAAAGGTGGCATTGTCCCTGGTGGCACTCCTGATCAATTGACTAATATTGCAAACAACATGTTCAACTTGAAGCCAGATGAAGGCATAATTAAAGCGCTTGGTGGAGAGTTGATGATCCCTCCAGAGAATATTACAAAGAATTTCATTCCTAACCTCCAAAATCTAATAAAGTCATTTACACCTAATTCCTTCCCAACCTTAACACCTCAAATAGCACCATCTTCCCCACCAATAACAGTAAATTTTAATATCGATAAATTAATGGGTACAAAAAAAGAAGCTAGTTCACTTGTTGACACATTTATTAATGGTGTAAAAAGAAGAGGTGGAAAAATATAA
- a CDS encoding phage tail protein, whose protein sequence is MKEGLDFYYDGIKSTDMGLLNVKMSNGFFEESFVAEKQINEITVRGNDKPYFQGVTRSPLSFSLTFAFEHYYDHEKIREVARWLDQDYYKPFYTTDNPNRIFFCMLHSDSTLFHNGLKQGYVELEMRCDSPYSYSPQYVSEWYEIKGHTTVITETTQADFQKGKLNNMITLPSGDLRLDSKKPKWKDLLKNKWGDLKNGNEYSST, encoded by the coding sequence ATAAAAGAAGGATTAGATTTTTATTATGACGGGATAAAGTCAACCGATATGGGATTACTTAATGTTAAAATGTCTAATGGTTTCTTTGAAGAGTCTTTTGTTGCAGAGAAACAAATAAATGAAATTACTGTAAGAGGGAATGACAAGCCATACTTTCAAGGTGTGACTCGCTCCCCTCTTTCTTTTTCACTTACATTTGCATTTGAACATTATTATGACCATGAGAAAATACGTGAAGTGGCTAGATGGCTCGATCAAGATTATTACAAACCTTTTTATACAACCGATAATCCAAATAGAATTTTCTTTTGTATGTTACATTCGGATTCAACCTTATTCCACAACGGTCTAAAACAAGGCTACGTAGAGTTAGAAATGAGATGCGATTCACCCTATTCTTACTCTCCACAGTATGTATCTGAATGGTATGAAATCAAAGGTCATACTACTGTAATCACCGAAACAACTCAAGCAGATTTCCAAAAAGGTAAACTGAATAATATGATTACCCTCCCGTCAGGAGATTTGCGATTAGATAGTAAAAAACCAAAATGGAAGGACTTATTAAAGAATAAATGGGGTGATTTAAAGAATGGCAACGAATACTCCTCTACTTAA
- a CDS encoding site-specific integrase: MTDKKRGRVYNRIFDENEWLEVNEENKNIVEDFLEEYRQRKIKPSTISQYKNDLRIVLLYIKRKLKNRSLLELTKKDFRRFSLWLSEDLKVSNARANRLMSAVRSLLTFVEDDDDYDYDNNVAKKVKGLPKEAVKTNEDNFFLAYTQVIKLRDELIKRNRLQYATLLMVMFDSAGRRNEVAQVKKHGLLEGNKTNIVIGKRGKAFPLVYLDDTKELIICYLNERGEDNIDSLWISGKGENKRAATYESLYERVVFMSKVLSEIEGAKIEFFPHSLRHSRCECLLQGEDPRLLDEHGKPKKFSLEEVQKFMHHSDPKTTQDYSKNHDEDVIDDMFGFK; the protein is encoded by the coding sequence TTGACTGATAAAAAACGTGGACGTGTCTACAACAGGATATTTGATGAAAATGAATGGCTTGAAGTAAATGAAGAGAACAAAAACATAGTTGAAGATTTTCTTGAAGAGTATAGGCAAAGAAAAATTAAACCCTCTACGATAAGCCAGTATAAAAACGATTTGAGGATTGTTTTGTTATACATAAAACGGAAATTAAAAAACCGAAGCTTATTAGAGCTTACTAAAAAAGATTTCAGGCGTTTTAGTTTGTGGCTCTCAGAAGATTTAAAAGTAAGTAATGCAAGAGCTAATCGTTTAATGAGTGCTGTTCGCTCGCTTTTAACTTTCGTTGAAGATGATGATGATTATGATTATGACAATAACGTTGCAAAAAAAGTAAAAGGTCTTCCAAAAGAAGCTGTCAAAACAAATGAAGATAACTTTTTCTTAGCTTATACTCAGGTAATAAAATTGCGTGATGAATTGATTAAACGCAATAGACTTCAATATGCAACTCTATTAATGGTTATGTTTGATTCTGCTGGTCGTAGAAATGAAGTAGCCCAAGTGAAAAAACATGGACTACTTGAAGGAAATAAAACCAATATCGTAATTGGTAAGCGAGGAAAGGCTTTCCCACTTGTATATCTAGATGACACTAAAGAATTAATTATATGCTATTTAAATGAACGTGGGGAAGATAATATAGACTCCTTGTGGATTTCAGGTAAAGGGGAAAACAAGCGTGCTGCTACATATGAATCACTTTATGAACGTGTTGTTTTCATGTCAAAGGTATTAAGTGAAATTGAAGGAGCTAAAATTGAATTCTTCCCCCATTCTCTTCGACACAGCCGTTGCGAATGTCTCTTACAAGGTGAAGACCCTCGCTTGCTTGATGAGCATGGAAAACCTAAAAAATTCTCATTAGAAGAAGTGCAAAAATTTATGCATCATTCCGATCCAAAAACTACTCAGGATTATTCCAAAAATCATGATGAGGATGTTATTGATGATATGTTTGGTTTTAAATAA